A part of Pseudobdellovibrionaceae bacterium genomic DNA contains:
- the dcd gene encoding dCTP deaminase, whose amino-acid sequence MLLSYEALEAHLKSQKIVVDPLGPNALQPASIDLRLGNHFLSLDDSFTECLSLDKGAKYKEHRQSEIILPPKSFLLATTFERIKLPADITAFVEGRSSIGRMGLFIQNAGLIDAGFEGHITLELFNANSVPIKLQAKRRVCQLVFFDMDQKTQFPYRGKYQNQVLATGSKIFEDAEIDPQGEIS is encoded by the coding sequence ATGCTACTATCTTATGAAGCTCTTGAGGCTCATCTCAAAAGTCAAAAAATTGTTGTCGACCCTTTAGGGCCTAATGCTTTACAGCCAGCCTCTATAGATTTGCGCCTAGGTAATCATTTTTTAAGCCTCGATGACAGCTTTACCGAATGTTTATCTTTAGATAAGGGCGCAAAATACAAAGAGCACCGTCAATCAGAAATTATTCTTCCTCCTAAATCCTTTTTATTAGCCACTACTTTCGAGCGTATAAAACTTCCCGCAGACATTACGGCTTTTGTGGAGGGGCGTAGCTCTATTGGGCGCATGGGTTTATTTATACAAAATGCCGGCCTTATTGATGCGGGGTTTGAAGGGCACATTACACTAGAATTATTTAACGCCAACTCTGTACCTATTAAACTACAAGCCAAGCGAAGAGTTTGTCAGTTGGTGTTTTTTGATATGGACCAAAAAACGCAATTTCCATACAGGGGCAAGTACCAAAATCAAGTATTAGCCACAGGTAGTAAAATTTTTGAAGATGCCGAAATCGATCCTCAAGGAGAAATCTCTTAA